Genomic DNA from Kluyveromyces lactis strain NRRL Y-1140 chromosome C complete sequence:
GTGATTCGATTactcttttgaataaataCTACCAAATGGAAGAGACTTCACCAGAATATAAGCTTCAATTCCAAcatatcaaaattgatatgCTATTCAAACCTATTCTCAAGGAATGTCAATCAAGGCTAATCTTTAGATCTCAAATATATGTGGAAGAGAACATCAACAGTTATAAACCTAAAGTAGATTCGTTTATCATACGCCATAGAAAAACACCAAAAGAGGCTAAGAACAAAGCTAACGATTTAGATGAGATATCAACTTCATTCTTCCAATTAGATGAGTTCAATTCTGCATATCCTCCGCTAGTGTATGGAATTGCCTTACTATCTAAGATATACCAAATGGTTAACTCTACTGtgtttgatgatattgCACACACGATTGTTCATGACTGTATCATGTCCTTGAAGAAAGCCTTCCAGCTGGTTTCTACAAACGCAACTATTAACTTGTTAGATACACAATTGTCGTTACTGAAGAACTTGCTCCTATTGCGTgaccaaattcaaaattttgatattcaatACATTTCCAAAGAAACTTACCTAGACTTTTCGGGTCTGCTAAAAGgtatcaatgatatcagAAGGCGCACGATATCAGTGTTCCAGATGGGTTTTGATACTGTGCCCAAAATAATAAACAACATGGTGGACGCCAGATCTGAGTTAATTGCAGAACTGCGGAATACAATCAACGGTATCACAAAGACTGCTGCAGATCAGATTACCAAAGATTACTTGTCAATATCAGAAACTGGGGACAAGTTATTGGAACAAAACATGGAGGTCAGGAAATCAATAGAAATTAACTTGGTATCCatatttgatcaaatcagcAACTTCATCACCAACGATGAAGTCAAATCACATTTAGTTGATGCCATACAACAAGAAGTTGTCTCAAGGTATGCAAGCTACTATGAAACTTTAGCAGACTCTGCGAAAATAGACTCTCAAAAACTCTCAGAAATAATGTACATTgatgttttccaaaatttcatcaataatGAGACAGCTAAACTCCTAGCTAAACCATAAATAACACCATGTAATTCACATCAATTTGTATCAGTTTAAGcattttcttcctcatccAAAGGATTATAAATGTTCTCGGATAGCAACCTATTCAATTCATACTTGATGAATTCGACCTTGCTTGGGTCCACCAATAAATGAGTAtcatcaagttcttcatAAATGATATCGTTTCTATCAGCATCCATCCTTAAAATCAAAGCACGTATAGAGGGATCACACTGCACCAGTGTGCCTTTCCTAGCCCTGGTCATCGTatgttcttgttctgtTTTCCTGTGTTCTGTGTTGACCATGTGAAGTGtttaaatttcaagataCTTTGGaactttcaaataaaaGTTCTTAATGTTTAAAGGGACGCTCTGTTGGATCTGTCAAAAAAATTGTGGCAAACGGATAATGAGATCCTCAACTCATTAGCAATAGCATGTCTGATAATGATAGTAATGTGCAACCGGTCGTTGATTGTACAGATATAACTTCAGAAAATTCGTCTGCTCTGTCTCCTGCGCGTAACACTTGTGATTCTGAAGAGGAGACATCATCGGGAAGCGAAGACAACtatgacgatgatgatgatgatgatgatgatgatgatgatgatggtaaGGAACCTCCTTTGTTGACTTTCTCGAGGATGACTCAAATACCgaaaactttttttcagaGAGATTCCATATCCGCTTGTCTATTCTCAGATTCTTTGTTTGCGTTTGCTACTCATTCGGGGCTTCTTCACCTAACGAGACCTGACTTCACAACGATAAGAACTTTCAAATGTCACAGGTCTTCAATTCTGTCTGTTACCACTGATGGTTATTATTTTGCAACAGGCTCAATAGATGGTACGGTGGTTATTGGATCAATAGAAGACCCCCAAGATATTTCAGGATTCGATTTCAAGCGGCCAATTCATGCTGTTATTCTTGATAAGAACTATACATCTACAAAGACATTCATTTCAGGAGGAATGGCAGGAGAGGTCATTCTTACACAAAGGAATTGGTTAGGGAATAGAACGGATACTAtacttgaaaaaaataacgGGTCAATTGTAGGAATATACACCATAGACGACGTTGTGTTTTGGATGAACGATACCGGGATAACTTTCTATTCAACTGCTTCAAAAGCCAAGCTACTTAATATACCATTCCCCCCGGACGAGCAAAATAGACCTGATCTTTACTGGCCAAAAGTCACCTTTCCTGAGACGGACAGAATCATTATATGCTGGGGAAGTCACATTTGGCAAGTGAAAATATCCATCTTAAAAAACCCAGAGGCCTCTAATAACCTTGGCTCTCTTTTATCGACAGCTGCTTCTAGTTTAAGAGGCGTGCCTGATAGAAAAGTTGAACTTGAGCATCATGTAAGGCTTAACTGTTTGGTTGCCGGGGCTGCGGCATTCAAAGATGATCAATATTTATGCCTAGCAATTAGGCAATCAAGTTCAGGGAAACTGGATACACctgaattgaagataatagatattttgaatggaGAAGAACTTCATACGTACCAGGTAATTTCAAAAAGCTTTCAGAATATGAGTCTCAATGACTATCATCTTGGTGTACACATCGGTGATGGGAAATCAGAATACTATCTTTTAAGTTCAACAGATGCTATTATTACGAAAGAGCTCTCGTTGGTTGATCGCTTTAATTGGTACGTTGACAAGAAGTTGTATGTTAAAGCTTGGGAAATCGGGAACTATGCGGTTTCCCCTATGGATCGACTCGTGGTTGGCCTCAAGTATattgatcttttgttttccGAAAACAGCTGGACGGATGCGTCTGGTGCCATTGCTACgatatttgaagaaacacCCGAGGAGAGTGAGGAGTTGTCAAACTTCAAAATTAGCAAATGGGGGATGTACATTTTAGCATTTATTAAACATGACAAAACTGATGAAGTAGTTGATACTATACCCACTTCCCCAGTATTAGACTACAACGTTTATACTACAGTTCTAACATGGTacttaaaaaaaagtcGCTATACAGAATTACTTCACCTTCTAAGCACCTGGAGTCACTTCTTGTATGACACAGTCCTAATTACCGATCAAATAGAAGATGCACTTCAAATAAAAGACACGCCGATCCTCAGGCGGTGTTTGGTGGTGATATACTTAGCATCGGAACAGTATTTAGCTGCTGTTAGACAGCAACTGATTTTGAGAGATGCTGCTGCCCTAGATGTTCTTTTGGAACATAACTTACTCTCAAATTTCGTATCTGAGCTCAAAGACATTGTACTTTTGCCTTTTGAAGGGCCCATTGATAGGCTAAATATCATGAAGCTTAGTCAGATCAAGAACatattccaaaaatctATTGCTCTTTTAGTTGATAATAGACACTCCattccaattgaaaagCTTATAGAGGAATTATCTGGGTCTTTGCAGGTACtgttatttctttttctacAAGAATGTATGAAGATAGAGCCACTTATGATGGCCCCCTATGAAGATAACATGTTAGAACTCTATCTTATCTATGATAAGCCAGGTTTACTAGGCTTCCTCAAAACTAAATCCAATTACAATATAGATAAAGCTATTAAATTTTGTCAAGAAGAGAATAACTTGCATAATGagttgatatttttgtgGAGTAAGATAGGTGAAAATAGAAAAGCATTATCGTTAATTATAGACCGCCTAGATGACCCAAAACTTGCCTTTCAATTTGTCAAGGACTCGCTTGACAATGAATTGTGGAACTTTCTTATAAATTATAGTCTAGACAGGCCGAAGTTTATCAAGGCTATTTTGGACAGCTCTGAACTATTTGAAGACGAAATTGCCACAGTGGTCGATAAGATTCCTGATAATATCGAAGTTGAAGGGCTCAAAAAATCGTTAGAAGATATTGCAACTAATAATGAGTTAAAATTGGGAGTCGTGAGtagcattttcaaaattgttgatgatgagaCTAAGGAGATGGTAGCGgaatttttgattattcGAAAGAAAGGTAAAATCTTTCATAACTAAATATAGGTGCCGAGCAGTCGTCTGCATGAGAGTTGCTTGATAATTAACTGTAACAATTCCTATAAAGTTGATATAACTAAGTAACCCAGTAAAAGTTATGGTTCATCATAACGTTAATCAATTTATGTTGAACTAGTTGAACTAGCGTTTTCAGCAAAATTTTCGAAAAATGAATTGTCTATGTTGATTGACGATATTGAATCCTGAGGACTCACTGAATGTGAGCCCAAAAGCTGCTGTTCGATATGTTTCTGTCGTCTTTTTTTATCTATTGAGCTCAAAAAATGTTTGGCCTTAGAAATTCTTTTTATACAATTTTGGTATCCATTTCTCATCTCGCTCAAAGAATCTTCAGATAAGCCCACTTCTTGGACCTCTGAATGCTTGAGAATTGTCCCCATGGCCTTAGCAAGCTCGAGATTCGTTTGTAAGGTTGTCATAATaaccaatttttcattatcaagTCCAGCTGGTGTTGGATTTGAGAGAATTTCATTCACATAATTTGACAAAACTGTTGAGCTAGGTTGCTCTCTTGTATTATAGGATGAGTTTTGAGAAGTAACAATTGGTGGTGCATTGAAAGCGGTTTGGTTTTCATGTTCTGAATAGGGTGTATTATTGTTTGATTCTTCCGATACATCAGCTGAAGGTAGTGAGACATTTGTTTCAACAGCTCCTGGATTAGCTTTTTCAGAGATAGCATTGTTTATTCCAGTCAACATATCATcaggaaagaaattgttaTCTAGCATGTTACCAAAGATATCTTCGGTGTTATTATCAATGAGTTCACTAACTGTTGAGATTTTCACACCGGAATTTTCATTGTTTCCTGGTACGATGGTTGGGAATGACGGATTCGCCGGTAATTGTTCGGAGATCAATTTTGATCCGTTCTGCACCACAGAATTTTCTAAAGGAATTACTGGTTTAATTGATGgggtattgaaagaattgaacaaatcatCC
This window encodes:
- the TFB5 gene encoding TFIIH complex subunit TFB5 (highly similar to uniprot|Q3E7C1 Saccharomyces cerevisiae YDR079C-A TFB5 Component of the RNA polymerase II general transcription and DNA repair factor TFIIH involved in transcription initiation homolog of the Chlamydomonas reinhardtii REX1-S protein which is involved in DNA repair), producing MTRARKGTLVQCDPSIRALILRMDADRNDIIYEELDDTHLLVDPSKVEFIKYELNRLLSENIYNPLDEEENA
- the VPS41 gene encoding Vps41p (similar to uniprot|P38959 Saccharomyces cerevisiae YDR080W VPS41 vacuolar protein sorting component of vacuolar membrane protein complex) gives rise to the protein MSDNDSNVQPVVDCTDITSENSSALSPARNTCDSEEETSSGSEDNYDDDDDDDDDDDDDGKEPPLLTFSRMTQIPKTFFQRDSISACLFSDSLFAFATHSGLLHLTRPDFTTIRTFKCHRSSILSVTTDGYYFATGSIDGTVVIGSIEDPQDISGFDFKRPIHAVILDKNYTSTKTFISGGMAGEVILTQRNWLGNRTDTILEKNNGSIVGIYTIDDVVFWMNDTGITFYSTASKAKLLNIPFPPDEQNRPDLYWPKVTFPETDRIIICWGSHIWQVKISILKNPEASNNLGSLLSTAASSLRGVPDRKVELEHHVRLNCLVAGAAAFKDDQYLCLAIRQSSSGKLDTPELKIIDILNGEELHTYQVISKSFQNMSLNDYHLGVHIGDGKSEYYLLSSTDAIITKELSLVDRFNWYVDKKLYVKAWEIGNYAVSPMDRLVVGLKYIDLLFSENSWTDASGAIATIFEETPEESEELSNFKISKWGMYILAFIKHDKTDEVVDTIPTSPVLDYNVYTTVLTWYLKKSRYTELLHLLSTWSHFLYDTVLITDQIEDALQIKDTPILRRCLVVIYLASEQYLAAVRQQLILRDAAALDVLLEHNLLSNFVSELKDIVLLPFEGPIDRLNIMKLSQIKNIFQKSIALLVDNRHSIPIEKLIEELSGSLQVLLFLFLQECMKIEPLMMAPYEDNMLELYLIYDKPGLLGFLKTKSNYNIDKAIKFCQEENNLHNELIFLWSKIGENRKALSLIIDRLDDPKLAFQFVKDSLDNELWNFLINYSLDRPKFIKAILDSSELFEDEIATVVDKIPDNIEVEGLKKSLEDIATNNELKLGVVSSIFKIVDDETKEMVAEFLIIRKKGKIFHN